From the genome of Malus domestica chromosome 04, GDT2T_hap1, one region includes:
- the LOC103433057 gene encoding protein IQ-DOMAIN 22, protein MGKASKWFRSILGLKKPNPAHQTTTSSSSPKPPTKDKRRWSFVKSYREKHHQNDAAPLHHRVDSSTDAADPNKHAIAVAAATAAVAEAAVSAAQAAAAVVRLTSSGRCARNPTVHASGNRVGIREEELAAVKIQAAFRGCLARRALRALKGLVRLQALVRGHIVRKFYADRLQRLQAILRAQARAQARRAQISDLSHSRTKSSQFHQPDPATPEKFEHPIRSRSTKHEQFSTLRKNSSKSNGTTDDEKNDRVLEIDAGKSYIAPRRRNLFHSTHLAVVSDQCSHSFTTSKDSTSHHTLPSPLSCEFQSFSPLKLSREVEEDSFCTANCSPQLYSASSQGATSKRSPFTPTRSDGSKSYLSGYSDYPNYMACTESSKAKFRSLSAPKQRPHYDRSSSTKRYSIHGFGESRSITQRTSALHANFANKAYPGSGRLDKLGMPVGYRY, encoded by the exons ATGGGCAAAGCCTCCAAATGGTTCCGGAGCATCCTGGGCCTCAAAAAGCCCAACCCCGCCCACCAAaccaccacctcctcctcctctcccaAACCACCCACCAAAGATAAACGCCGCTGGAGCTTCGTCAAGTCCTACAGAGAAAAACACCACCAAAATGACGCCGCACCGCTCCACCACCGCGTGGACTCCTCCACCGACGCCGCCGACCCCAACAAACACGCAATCGCCGTGGCGGCCGCGACAGCCGCCGTGGCCGAAGCAGCAGTATCCGCTGCTCAAGCCGCCGCGGCGGTGGTCCGGCTCACTAGCAGCGGCCGCTGCGCCAGAAACCCCACGGTGCACGCTAGCGGGAACCGCGTTGGAATTCGCGAGGAAGAATTGGCCGCTGTGAAAATTCAAGCTGCCTTCCGGGGCTGTTTG GCAAGGAGAGCGTTGCGAGCGTTAAAGGGATTGGTGCGACTTCAGGCGTTGGTTAGAGGTCATATTGTGCGGAAGTTTTATGCTGACCGGTTGCAGCGGCTGCAAGCCATATTGCGAGCGCAGGCAAGAGCTCAAGCACGGCGGGCCCAGATTTCTGATCTCTCACACTCAAGGACCAAATCTTCTCAGTTTCACCAACCT GATCCAGCAACCCCTGAAAAATTTGAACATCCTATCCGATCAAGGAGCACAAAGCATGAGCAGTTCTCAACACTCCGG AAAAATAGCTCCAAGTCCAATGGAACTACTGATGATGAAAAGAATGACAGGGTCCTCGAAATCGATGCTGGGAAATCATACATTGCACCTAGACGGAGAAATCTTTTTCACTCTACTCATCTTGCTGTGGTCTCAGACCAATGCAGCCATAGCTTTACCACTTCAAAAGACTCCACAAGCCATCACACACTTCCCAGTCCATTGTCTTGTGAGTTCCAGTCTTTTAGCCCGTTGAAGCTCTCTCGAGAGGTTGAGGAAGACTCTTTCTGCACTGCCAACTGTAGTCCGCAGTTGTATTCTGCTTCATCACAGGGAGCTACTTCGAAGAGAAGCCCCTTCACTCCTACAAGGAGTGATGGCTCAAAAAGTTACTTAAGTGGCTATTCCGATTACCCAAATTACATGGCGTGCACTGAATCATCAAAGGCTAAGTTTAGGTCTCTTAGTGCTCCGAAGCAGAGGCCTCACTATGATAGGTCTAGCTCAACAAAGAGGTACTCCATTCACGGCTTTGGTGAGTCGCGATCAATTACACAACGGACATCTGCCTTGCACGCTAACTTTGCAAATAAAGCCTACCCGGGTTCTGGTCGCTTGGACAAGCTAGGGATGCCGGTGGGTTACAGGTACTGA